In the Diadema setosum chromosome 11, eeDiaSeto1, whole genome shotgun sequence genome, TGTCTCATAGATATTTAAACCCTCTAATATTTGttgaataaaaatattttggatAATTTGATAATATTTTCTAAATAAATTTAGctaatcttttcttttgtaaaaataaatatattcaaGGTAAACGTATATTGACAGATTTAAACTTGTCTGCTACGAGATGAGTTAGTATCGGATACCGTACCACATATTCAAACGCGGTGCAAAAATCGCCGGAAAGGAGATTAGAGGATATGAGCCtgtatgtcatgtatgtttTAACATGGGTAAGCAGGATCAACATTCAATCCCTGGACCTGGCGACGAAAACGACTTGGACGCCTTATTCGACCAGGTTGCTGGTAAACTAGGATGGACCTCCGGTCAACAAAGTATTGATGCCCTGTTCGAGCGGGTAAGCGTGATCCGTGATGCTTTCCCTAACGAAAACGTGTTAGGGAGTCAGTGGGTAAAAAGATTGGCTAGGCCTACTGAGTACTGGCCTGGTATCCTTGACCTTAGATTAGGTCCTAACCGTTACAGGGTTTTTTTTAGGCTTCTGCCTCTATTTCTAACTTCGCTGTCAGCTAACCTAACTCTAACTAGATACACAGCCCAATCGCTGTACGTGCTATAGCGtataacagcgtctggtcgggctaacctAACTAACTCTATAAGTTCCCTAACCCTCAAATCCTCGCCCTCACCCTATTCCCCAACGTTAAACTCTAACCCAAACCCTTAGCCCTGGGGCGCTCCATAGCTCCTTCACACAATTTACTGACTTAGTGACAGACACATGACAATACTGTGGCAGTGTGGGAGCttcgcgttcgggctggtcgcagtagCTAGAAATCTAACCAAACTCTATAAAACTCAATCATATTACTTTATTTTGTCTCGATCTGATTCGTAGGGccttatcacttttttttttttttcaattttagaGTAGGGGAGTGTGTTTATTCATAGTATTTAACATATGTTTAAATTGATAATCTAATTACTAAATGCGTACCGTATCATTCTTTCATGTTGATCCTATTTAGTATTAATTAACCTAATAATATGACTTCCTAATATGCTCAGATTCTGATAggtttacagtgcactcccgttataatgaaatacttgggaccggcagttttctttcgtcaatgaaatttcgttataactgaacaaatacataaaataacgAAAAAAAGGAAACCACACATCTATATCATacatattctgtttgttgaatagtcatcatacacttgtacactgcactggaaagctatgtgaaattgGATAGTACCTCTTTATTTTAATTTCGTTTGAATATTTAATacatttaaaagagagcataaaCTTAAGTTGTTTGTATTGTCACACATGTATAGAAAATGACGGTTTATGATTCGGTTTACAGTTCatattcctaaggttcgtttCTTACTAAAGTTCGCTACTCTGAAGGCTCCTTATTgatattccgaagtttcgccattcccgggattTCGAAGGTTTGTTCATTTTAAGCTCCGCTCTCCCGAAGAtacgttattccgaaagttcataatttagatataaatatattgttcgttttctgaaggttcattgatcggaaaatgaaataaggtttgttgaTATTCCGaagaaggtttgttaatcaaaaaaatgagaaagaatattttgaaggtttggttatcttaagacgattataaggtTTTCAATACCTAAGTTTTGTTCGTGGACTCACATTTTTCACTTTGGGAttaacaaaacttttttttcaatgttctgATTAACAAACGTTTAGATTCCTATTTTTCAGACTAACGAACCGTAATATGAACCATATTTTATtgtcagattaacgaaccttattaataacgaatctttggaataacgccaaaatgttggtaaaaccctatttcatttcccgAACCAACAGACATTTAGGTGTATCAGAATCGGTGTGTTTTGTAATAAAGAACCATcggaacaataaaacaaaccttatttaatttcagattattgtattgtaacgcaagttcccctcggaaactgtgcatGACACATGGAGcaaacacacagtgatgtgaagcagagacgctataaatgttTGTTCCGCACCACTTGTTGATACGAAAGCaatccgcatttcgttataatggagtacatttcttttgcttttctttgtcagtggcgctcgaAAAAGACTTTGTTGAACGAAGATTTCACTATAACCGTGTTCgctataagcgaattttgtaccatagacttttaatggcgataattttgggactagtagaagttttacttcgtaataacgaaatttcgttataaccgtgttcgttgtaacgggagtgcactgtactgacTACAGGGACTACTAGTACTAGACCAATACTATAATGATAACTAACAACTGTGAGGTCCAGTACGGTACCGTGAGGATTCTACTCGATTGCTctcgctaaaaaaaaaaaagaacaaacaaaaaactgctctgtactgtacaaaaaaaaaaagtctttatgaTACACATGATATTCTAGTTTGTGCAATAGTGAAAGAGTCTTACTCCTAATGGTGGTCCCACGTAActtacacagccctgtcgctgtacacaagtgctGCGTGCTGGCGCACGGGGACGCCGTGCGAAGAGGTTCAGTTCTTGCTGCCATGGAGTACCTGTACCTGAATTAGGCCTGCCTACacagtatgaaaatgatgatgccCAGTAAGTCAAAGAGTAAAGACTTGTACAACatgcatcattttattttagTTTTCATACTGATAGTTTCCAATTTATTTTCAGACCattgggtttttgttgttgttatttcattaCATACAGCTGTCACACagcacaaagaagaaaaagaaggcaaGAAAGGCAAGTAAAAAACAACATGATGTGCAGCCCTCCGAGGAAGTCAGATCTCTGCTGGAAGCAAACAAAGAAAGCTGCAGCAACTCTTCAGGAAAGCCCAGCAAACAGTCTTCCAGAGCAGACCCCACTTTCAAACTTGCTGATAGTAAACAAGCTCATTATACAGACAGGCTGAATGTGTCTCCTTGTATCGCTGACCACACAACACGTCATCGCACAAACGAGTTTTGGGTTCATGAGCAGGTTTCAAACTGTAAGCTAGAGACAAGACATTGTGACTTCCCAGAGCAAGAGAAGGTGGGCAAAGATTCACGCAAGCAGGATTTAGACTGTGTAGAAAGCGAACTTCATTCCTGTCTAGACCCGAGTACCCTCGTCAGTATTGATGAAGCATCTACAGTCAAGTCCAGCACTGACCCACTGCCAGCAGCTAATGGAACCGCAGTGGATTGCACGACAACAAAACTAACTGAAAGATGTGCTTTAGACTCAAACGCCAGAGAGAGTTTTGATAGTGCTGTGACAGAAGTTTGTGCAAATCTCCACTCCATTCAGGTATGCAATGATCATAGCAATATAAATGATGCCAAAATATCTGAGAGAAGTAGCAGTTGTACTGAGCCCCAAAAGGTGACTCCGAGGTCATGTGATCGCCAGTCTCCCGAGCTGCTACAATGGCTCATGAGCCCCCCTCGCTGCCGCGGGACACATAGCACCGACAAAACTCTGGGCAAACCAATCTCTTATGATGGTGATTGTGGTCAGCAGACAGAAAACAATGAAGACAACAGTGACAGCAATGATGACAAGGTTGAAGATTTGCTTGCCACGCAGGTTTTGAGTTTGACAGAGCGGTTAGCTGAAAAACACAGAAGTcgtaaaaacaaactttcagcATCTCAcaaaagcagaagaagaagaagctgtgCGAACCCCAAATCTGCGGCCGTCTTTCTCAATGAAGACTCAGACGATGGCACGAAAGATGATGACAAAGGCATCCAGACGGAAGGAGAGAGGGCTAAACGGGAAAAGAGAGCCGAAgatgaagatgaggaggaggagctgGAGAAGGGTGGTACCGGTACTATGAAATCTGGTGAAGACTCTGATCCTGAGAAGAGCAGTAAAGAAGCTGATTCAAGATTGCAGAAAGAGATCaggtaaaacacacacacacacacacacatacacacacactcacaggaATTGCCAAGTCACTCAGCTTGTTATTCTTGCCAGTTTAGATTTAATGCCCTCTTATTCTTCGGTCCTTTCAGTAGAACTAACAAGTGAATTTCTGCATTGTGTGTTCAGTTTCACATGAAATTCTTCATTACTGTAAAATTGTTGAGTTTCCAACTTTGTATGATGTATGCTATAATTTATTACGCATGAAGAGATTGCGAGTTGATGACGGGTTTTAGTGTAAAATACTGCCTCAGGAAGTACAATGCTTCTTCATTGATTAGTACATTATGGGAAGATTTTTTTATAGCTGAATGAAAACAAGTCATAGTTTGTCATCAATACTACATATTGCTTTGCTGAATGAAGGAGCATGCACTTGAATTTGACCTTTATTTCACTGGTTTTGGATGAAAATGACATATGTGGTATAACCCTGCCAACCCTATATTCCCAAAGATGTGAATGGCTACTATTATAATGCTCATCCGCAGTGCCAAATTACTTTTTTAATGATTGTGAAGAAAAATTTTAGTCACAAGTGTCAATTCAAACAAATGCCAAGTTGCTCGGCTGAAAAGAAAGAGGTGCCATGTACTGAGTCACATggtaaaatatgaataatgaatagCATTGAAACAACTGTAGAATTATTGCACATATTCATCACTTTTCATTCCACTGTTATTTTTAGATCAACTTGGATCATGTACAGTATTTACTGTTCATTTTGATACGCACAGAATCCTCCACACACAATACTTTATGTTGGCCAGATATTGCACCAATGACTTATtatatttccctttttaatGTTCTTCACCTACAATTGTAGTGTTACAAAGAACATGGATTCAAGCAGTGACGATGACTTTGAGTCCTGTAAGTCTTGCTTTTCTTTGTCCTTCATAGCATTAAAAGAAACATTCAAACTTGAAAAATGAATGTTGTTCAAATCATTGATCAAATGTTCAGTGTTCCTCAGAGACATGTGCCTATCATCTTCTACCTATTTAATGTCGGATCTGAAATTACCAGGATATATATGTTATACTCAATATTTACCCAAGAACTAAATGACGAGAAAGACTGCTGTAAGAAATTGGACTGATGTAACAGATTGTGAATTCATAGAATTTCCTTTCCAATATTCAAAGAGTGTCTTTTAAATAGAAAAATGACCTTCAGAGTAAGTGTTGATTTGACAAAATGATTGCAAAATTCTAGATCCAAATGCACAATGTTATTGTGGTaaatttttttaattgaatttttGTAGGATTCTCAAACCTCTTACATTcactttgagtgaaaaaaaCCTATGAATATCACATTTTGACCATAAAACATGTACCATATTTTTTTAAGGGATAGAATGTGTTTAAACTGAGAGTGATTCCATACATGTAGGCCCATAATGAATATTGAAACAAGTTCACTGTGAGATACTTCAGCTCTTGTTACATTAACTGTATGTGAGTATGTCATGTTGGTGTACTAAGTACCAAATGTAAACATCTCCCCTTTACTTTATCATAGTTTTGAATGCTATCAAGACCCCTCAGCAACCTGCCAGTGATCAGGCGGCTTCTGATGAAGAAGTCTTTGTCATAGCTGACGATGATGACTTCATTGATGATACACCCCTTACGAGTAAcagtgatgatgaggatgacgaCGTTTTTTACCTGAAAATAAACAATTGTGATAATCCACTAACACGTCAGGAGGAAAAGGTATGTGATATGTTATAACTCTTTTTCTAACATTTTCAATCAATGAACTTTTTGTGGTGCagatcaaaatatttctttgtgataCTTCTCCTTGTTGGATATCTTTGttgtatgattatgtttgaAGTTGCCCATCCTCACAAATATTTATTCACTCATTTTTTAGAGTATGCAGATGCCAAAAAGCCAACTTCACATGTTCTCACCACTTTGGTGTATGGAGCTTGCAGTcactgaaaattttgaaaagattttatcaTTTAAGCAAATTGTTCATCTTTCATTTGATTCATTTGTATGACTACAGTAGATTAATATTTCTCACTTTATGATCATTCCCTTGTACTTTACAAGGTCATTCCTttcaaacacagaaaaaaaatatacaatgtagttggaGTGCTGAAGACTGGCAAAATTGCAGAGGAAACCCACAGATAGAAAGCACCGACTTGGAATCttgtataaacatataaaagTCAAAGCATTAATAATGATCAGGAACTTGTAAGTTGAATTTGAGGATATGGCACAATGGAGCAcattgtgaatttttaaagttaaaTTGTTTTTAGCTTTGTACTGTGGGATGAGTGTTAGTAGAAATATCCTGTAGGCAGTTTTATGCTGTATTTCCCGTGAAGATTGTGTTGTTGCAATCTGTACTACAAGAATATGGCATGTACCTTTGCTGATTCAGAtgtcttgtgtgtgttttgttgttgttgttgtttttattattatcagaCTGCAATAAGTCCATTTCCTGTCTCtgatgacgacgatgacttCACTCCTCCAAGATGGACTCCAGCTCCACAGGAAAAGAGACCCAAAGGTAGGCAACACACCACCTGTgttttgtggttgtttttttgtgggcCGTTTTGTTCCGTATGAGTCATTTTTATAACGTCTCCAACAGGACAAATATTATATTAATTAATCCTGtaaattgaattttaaaaaaagcaacaaaaaccccacatgggggggggggggggaagagatgAGATATATCCTGATACTTTTGATGGACAGATTGTGGTGTTTTCCACATGATGGCATTGTGTGCACATTAGTGCAGACTGTTACTTTTACCAAAATTACCTGTAGATTCAGTCATGTCCTGGACATATCTATGATATGTATGGAACTAAATTAGATTGTAGATACTCTTTCCAGTCACAGTTCTCTTTTCTATGATTCCCTTGTGCCCCTAGCCACCGCTTCTACAGGCCGTTCAACATCAATACCCTCACAAAAGACATCTGCAAAGATTACATCTGCGAAGACGACATCAGCAAAGACCACATCCACCAAACCCAGACGTCCATTACAGGTTAAGACTAGCTCGTCGTCAAATCTTCCACCGTCATTCGCCACCCCTTCCAGAACGAGTGGCGCGGCAACGCCCTCCTTCCTCGCCTCTCTGTCAACCCCAAGCAAAGGAATGCCCACCAGATCCAGATATGTCAGCGACTTCAAGAGGAACAGAGACGAACTCACTCAGAGGTTGTTCAAGCTGTACAACAAAACTGTTTTTGATGACAAGGTTTGTGTAGTCACCAATGTACTAGTCTACTGTTTGGAAGTTATAATATCTGCCCACTGTATATAAGCCGTTATTTTCATGAGGGTTTAATTTctgtgaattttgcaaatcattgttggactgtaggtttaacaacatgcaaaaatgtcgcTATGCGCAAGGGTGATAGTGCACTTATGACAGCCTCAGTGTCAAtttgtgaaaacaacattttgcgaaaatgtctgtgacctcctcattcgcaaaattaacccgttgaggacgagtctcgagtatactcgggcaggtgtctatgggaaatgcgtgttgtagcaaaatcaaaccgtcctcaacgggttaactgtGCTCGAAAATAGTGGCTTATTTAGTACGTGAAATTAGCAATAATGTGGTTTTACAGTCAGTCTttgattgatgaaaaaaaattagGAAAAATGAATGGATAGTAGGATATTAAAGTTGAAACTATTCTGCAGTCCGATTGAAATCAACTTGGATTTTCTTGGTATGCCAGCAGGGTGATAAGGGTGTTATACAGGTTTGATTAATGCTTTCTTTGTCAGGGACTTCAGACATAGTGTACAAATTTAGCTGTGGGGTTTTCTGTACCAATTGTTACTCAAAGCACATAAAATGTTAGAATTGTAGGGTATTCATTAACAATGCAACAATGCCAGCATTGCGAGAAATCAATAGGTTGAATGCATGATGCAGAATTGCTCAGGTGTGGATAAGCTATTGAGCTGTTCTTGATTAAGCATTAAGCTAAGTCTTAGCTTGCTTTTGATAGTGGATCAAAAGGAGACCTGAATCTGATTAGAAGAGACTACTTTTTGACTCATAAAAACATTTCAAGCTtttatgctgaaaaaatgacCACTGAGTTTGATTACTATGTATGAATATCCATGAACAGAAGCATAAATATGGATGAATTTCCATTCATTtataagaaacatttttatctcaGCCTATCTCCTGGAATAGAATGATGATATGTGCAGGAAACTTCCAAGATCTATTTTTGGTTGAAGGCAGCTATCATCCATTTAGGGTTAGAGAGGTTCAAAGGTCA is a window encoding:
- the LOC140234705 gene encoding uncharacterized protein; amino-acid sequence: MGKQDQHSIPGPGDENDLDALFDQVAGKLGWTSGQQSIDALFERLSHSTKKKKKARKASKKQHDVQPSEEVRSLLEANKESCSNSSGKPSKQSSRADPTFKLADSKQAHYTDRLNVSPCIADHTTRHRTNEFWVHEQVSNCKLETRHCDFPEQEKVGKDSRKQDLDCVESELHSCLDPSTLVSIDEASTVKSSTDPLPAANGTAVDCTTTKLTERCALDSNARESFDSAVTEVCANLHSIQVCNDHSNINDAKISERSSSCTEPQKVTPRSCDRQSPELLQWLMSPPRCRGTHSTDKTLGKPISYDGDCGQQTENNEDNSDSNDDKVEDLLATQVLSLTERLAEKHRSRKNKLSASHKSRRRRSCANPKSAAVFLNEDSDDGTKDDDKGIQTEGERAKREKRAEDEDEEEELEKGGTGTMKSGEDSDPEKSSKEADSRLQKEISVTKNMDSSSDDDFESFLNAIKTPQQPASDQAASDEEVFVIADDDDFIDDTPLTSNSDDEDDDVFYLKINNCDNPLTRQEEKTAISPFPVSDDDDDFTPPRWTPAPQEKRPKATASTGRSTSIPSQKTSAKITSAKTTSAKTTSTKPRRPLQVKTSSSSNLPPSFATPSRTSGAATPSFLASLSTPSKGMPTRSRYVSDFKRNRDELTQRLFKLYNKTVFDDKLPADFSITWNTRMRKTAGFCFYKKRLGNERTARIELSIKVCDSAERLRDTLIHELCHAAAWLIHGVSDGHGRFWKYWAAKANLAHPEIPIIKRCHTYEIHTKYKYKCVQCGNIIGRHSKSVDTSRFCCAYCSGRLELQPTLNKDGTPAKARGPNPFAMFVKQNYASVKKTHSATNHADVMRLLSQEFADKAKIAKS